Below is a genomic region from Sutterella megalosphaeroides.
GGCGCGCCCCGAATGGACGTGCTCCAGCCACGCGGGCGAGGGCGAGGCGTCGGGGCTCGTGACGATTTCGACCTTGTCGCCGTTTCGGAGTTCGCACGTGAGGGGCTTGGGTTCGCCGTTCACGCGCGCCGCCTTGGCGTGGTTGCCGACGTCGGTGTGGATTTCGTACGCGAAGTCGATCGGGCTCGAGCCGCGCGGCAGCGAGATGATCTTCCCCTGGGGCGTAAAGACATAGACGCGGTTCGGGAAGAGGTCGACCTTGATGTTTTCGAGGAATTCCGCGCTGTCGGTACTCGTGCGCTGGATTTCGAGGAGGTTCTGGAGCCAGGCGGTCGTGCGGGACTGAAGGCCGCTTGCGTCCTGGTCGCGGTAGAGCCAGTGAACGAGGATGCCGTCCTCGTCGATGCGGTGCATCTCTTCGGTGCGGATCTGGTATTCGATCGGCGTTCCGTCCGGACCGATTACGGTCGTGTGAAGGCTCTGGTAGCCGTTCATCTTCGGAATCGCGATGAAATCTTTGAAGCGCGCGTGCACGGGCTTGTAGAGGCGATGGAGGCACCCGAGCGCGAGGTAGCAGTCGTCGAGCGTGCGCACGATCACGCGGAAGCCGTAAATGTCGAGCGCGTCGGAGAAGGACTGGTGCTTTTCGCGCATCTTGTTGTAGATGCCGTAAATCGTCTTGTCGCGCCCGAGAATGCGCATGCGGATCCCGTCGCGGGCGAACTGCTCGCGCGTCTCGTTCATGATGCGCTCAAGAACGGGGCGTCGCTCGTTGCGCAGTTTCAGAACGTTCTCGTAGAGGACCTTGTAGCGGAAGGGGTAGCGGTTCGCGAACGAAAGTTCCTGCAGCTCGCGAAAGACGTTGTTGAGACCCAACCGGTGCGCGAGCGGCACGTAGATGTCGAGCGTCTCGCGGGCGATGCGGGCGCGCTTTTCGGGACGCATCACGCCGAGGGTGCGCATGTTGTGCAGACGGTCGGCGAGCTTTACGAGGATGACGCGCACGTCGCGCGACATCGCAAGGAGCATCTTGCGGAAACTTTCGGCCTGGGCGATTTCGTTCGAGGAGAAGCGCAGCTTGTCGAGCTTCGAGACGCCGTCGACGATGTTCGCCACTTCGGAGCCGAAGAGGTTCGTCATCTCGATTTTGCTCGTCTGCGTATCTTCGAGAACGTCGTGCATGAGGCCCGCGGCAATCGCCTGTGCGTCCATGCGCCAGGAGGCGAGAATGCCCGCGACGGCAAGCGGATGCGTGATGTAGGGCTCGCCCGACTTGCGGAACTGCCCGAGGTGGGCGTTGTCGGCATAGCGGTAGGCGCGTCGAACGTTCTCGACGTCCGAGGGCGAAAGGTACACCTTGATCGTATCAAGGAGCTGCGCGGCGGTGACGATCGGCGCGGGCGGCTCGGGGGTGAAAAGCGGCAGGTCGGCGTCGGGCAGACGACTCGGGTGCGGCGACGCGTAGGTGCGGGGCCGTTCGACCTTGTCGTTTTTCTGAGCAAACCGGAAGGGCGAAACGGAGCGCGCGGCCTGAGGGAAGGGCTGCGGCTCGGCGTCGGGAACCTCGTCGCGCGTGGCGTAGAGGTCCTCGGGCAAAGGGGGAATGTCGACGGTCATGACGGGAATCCTTCCGGAAGCGTTGTTTTTTTGTTGCCGAAACCCCGATCGACTCAAGCGCTTCGCGGGAGTTTGCGGCACCCGGGCTCGAAGGCGGGGATGCCGAAAAACGGCGAGTCCGAAAACAAATTCGGCCGGGCCCCGCGGGTGCTTGGCGCACCTCCCGGGACGTCCGGCCGACGGAGCTCTGGGGGCTTCAGTGCGTGTATCAATATTACGGCACGCGCTGGAGCATTTCGAGACCCACTTCGCCCTTCGCGATTTCACGAAGCGCGATCACGGTGGGCTTGTCCTTGGCGTCGACCTTCGGGGCGTAGCCCTGCGTGATCTGGCGCGCGCGGTAAGCGGCAACGAGAACCATCTGGAAGCGGTTCGGGATCTTCTTCAGGCAGTCTTCAACGGTAATACGGGCCATTTGGATTCGGAGCGTGTGAGTGTGAAAAAAGCAGAGGGGGGTCGGAAGTCGATCGTATGTCGACGAAAAGCGGGGCGATGCAGTCCTCCGCATCACCCCCTTCTG
It encodes:
- a CDS encoding RelA/SpoT family protein, encoding MTVDIPPLPEDLYATRDEVPDAEPQPFPQAARSVSPFRFAQKNDKVERPRTYASPHPSRLPDADLPLFTPEPPAPIVTAAQLLDTIKVYLSPSDVENVRRAYRYADNAHLGQFRKSGEPYITHPLAVAGILASWRMDAQAIAAGLMHDVLEDTQTSKIEMTNLFGSEVANIVDGVSKLDKLRFSSNEIAQAESFRKMLLAMSRDVRVILVKLADRLHNMRTLGVMRPEKRARIARETLDIYVPLAHRLGLNNVFRELQELSFANRYPFRYKVLYENVLKLRNERRPVLERIMNETREQFARDGIRMRILGRDKTIYGIYNKMREKHQSFSDALDIYGFRVIVRTLDDCYLALGCLHRLYKPVHARFKDFIAIPKMNGYQSLHTTVIGPDGTPIEYQIRTEEMHRIDEDGILVHWLYRDQDASGLQSRTTAWLQNLLEIQRTSTDSAEFLENIKVDLFPNRVYVFTPQGKIISLPRGSSPIDFAYEIHTDVGNHAKAARVNGEPKPLTCELRNGDKVEIVTSPDASPSPAWLEHVHSGRARAEIRQYLRNCQFDESVRLGRLALENLAESEGVDLSALADDVRKLVLKEFGAESLASLYAAIGLGKCLPAAVLHRILTIRNQVLAEKGEHRAQADNLPAVVIKGSEGAGLHLAPCCHPIPGDRIRGFSRPGQGLTVHRADCMHAKRGAKADPSRWMDVQWSDVPQTEPRFAVPLEILVDDAHAGLAAVATSVAKANSSIVGLALDEADGTCIVRPIVQVRDRDHLVHVMRTIRQNEVVRKVKRILDDRKAGKEPKAAKGRPHDDDASS
- the rpoZ gene encoding DNA-directed RNA polymerase subunit omega, whose translation is MARITVEDCLKKIPNRFQMVLVAAYRARQITQGYAPKVDAKDKPTVIALREIAKGEVGLEMLQRVP